In the genome of Carboxydothermus pertinax, the window CTATCACTTAGAATTAAATTTGCCCGATGAAGCCTTTGCCCGGCAGGTTCTCAATATTTTACAAAAATACCATTTTACTTTCCGGCTTTTAAAACGAAAAACCATGCCTTTTTTATACTTAAAAGATGCGGAACAAATACTATCATTTTTAAGCTTAATTGGTGCCCACCAGTCCCTTTTGAAATTTGAAAATGTTCGGGTAATGAAAGAAGTGAGAAACCAGGTAAACCGCCTGGTAAACTGCGAGACGGCTAATATCGAAAAAGCAGTGAAAACTGCCGTTAAACAAATTAAGGATATTAAATTAATTAGCGAAAAAATTGGTTTGGAAAGCCTTGACCCTGCCTTAAAAGAAATTGCCCAGTTAAGGCTAAATAACCCGGATTTAAGCTTAAAAGAACTGGGCGGACTTTTAAATCCACCCCTAACTAAATCGGGGGTCAATCATCGTTTCCGTAAACTTGAACAATTGGCGGAAAAAATTAGAAATGGGGCGCTGAGGTGATGGAGATAGATAGACTAGACCGGGAACTTCGAGAAAAAACTGCTTATGGAATTGAGCTGGCCCGGGAGCGATTTAGAAGCAGAAAAAATCTTCAAAGTACGAAGGAAAATTATCTTTTGTTTGCGGGTACTGGTGGAAATCCCGAGGCAGTTTTAACCCAGACTCCTCATACGGCAGGGTTTATTATAAAGTTTGAGGAGTTTTTTATGTGGGTTGATCCCGGACCTTCAGCAATCATGCGGGCAAGGGAGCTAAACATTGATCTTGGAAGCCTGACTGCGGTTTATATTTCCCATGGCCATCAGGATCATTACGGTGGAGCTGAACCGATAATTGAGGGCATGTGCTGGGGCATGTTTGCCCGGCGGGGTTTTCTTCTAGCTCCAGGAAAAGTTTTAGATGATCGGATGATAAGCCCCTTTCATCAGGGGATAAATACCGGTTTTTATTCCGGGGGACCGGAGGTTGTAGCTCTTAAAGCAGGGGTACCGGTAGAGTTAGGGACGGCAGTTTTAACACCGGTAAAAGCCTATCATGGCGAAGAAAATTATGGTTTTATCTTAAAATATAAAAATCTAACAATTGGTTATACCAGTGATACCAATTACATTTTAAGTTACAAAAGCTTTAAGGGAATAAAAAAGGTGGAACGTATGGGGCCAGTAGGTGATTTTATTGAGGTGGAAGGGTATCGGGAAGACATTAAAAAAGCTTATGAAGGTGTGGATATCTTAATTGCTAACGTTACTGCCCACAACTCCTGGATGCACCGCCATTTAACTACTTTGGGACTTGTCCATCTTTTGCAAGGGAGTAAAGTAAAGCTTGCCTTTTTAACCCACTTTAATTATTGCTGTCTTTATCCGGAAGATTTAAGGGAAAAAATGGCCCGGTATGTAGAGGAAAAGACCGGGATTAAAACTCTTGCAGGAATAGATGGTTTAAAAATTGAGTTAAATCCGGAGGAATTATGAGAAAATTATTGGAACACCCAAAGCCAGGGCCGGAAAACTCCATGTACTACTGGAGGAGATATGTGGGGTTTTTTAAAGTAGCCAGGAATTTTATAGTGATTAGTCTTGGCAGGTACATTCCTTTTTTAGGGTTAAAAAGGTGGTTATACCGGTATGGCTTAGGGATGAGAATTGGAGAAAACGTAAGTTTGGGCTTAATGATGATGCCCGATGTGCTTTTTCCGGAATTAATTGAAATCGGGGATAACAGTGTAATAGGCTATAATGCTACCATCTTAACCCATGAATTTCGCGTCGATACCTTTAAAACCGGTGCGGTAAAAATTGGGCGCAATGTTTTAATTGGGGCTAATGTTACGATCTTAGCCGGGATAGAAATTGGCGATGGGGCAATGATAGGGGCAGGGGCGGTGGTAACAAAAGATATTCCCCCAAAAGTGCTGGCAGCGGGCGCTCCCGCCCGGGTGGTGAAAAAGCTTGAGTAAGATTTTTCAAGTTATTGAAGATTATTTAAAACAACCCCGGAAAAAAAATTATGTCCTTATTTTACTTTTTATTAATTTTATTGGAAGTATCTGGGGATACTGGTGGTATTGGGGCCAGCTTTTAAAGGAGCCTTTTTATCTATGGCCGCTAATTCCCGATAGTCCGATGTCGACCACTTTAATTTCCCTTGCTTTATGGTTTATTTTTATTCGACGGGAAATAACCGGATTAACTTTCTGGGCAGGGATAATGTGTTTTAAGTACGGTTTTTGGGCGCTAGGGGTATTAATCCAGTTCTGGATTTTCTCCGGTAGGATTGAGCCGGTCGAGGTAATGTTGTTTTTAAGCCACCTAGGTATGATTATCGAAAGCATTATCTATGTAAAAAATTTACCTGTGAAGAAAAAAGCCTATTTTTTTGGAATCGGCTGGCTTTTCTTTGAAGATATCGTAGATTGGGGCTTTGGCTTACATCCATATCTTTTTTTAGAGAAGCAGTTTTTCTTTGCAGTAATTTTAGCAATAAGCTTAAGTGTCCTAATCACGGTTTATTTTAGAAAATTGGCTCATATAAATTAACAAGAAGGATAATTTCAGGTCTTGGGCGAATAAACTACATAAAGGTTTTTTAGGAGTGAAAGGCATGACGATGGATTTTGGGCTAAATCTAGAGCAAACACAAAAGTTAATTTTAACGCCCGAGCTAAAACAGGCTATAACTATTTTACAATTAAATACTTTAGAACTGGTAAATTTTATTGAACAACAGGTTGAGGCCAATCCGCTTTTAGAGATTGAAAACGATGATGACAAGGAAGTAGACGAGATTGAAGAAATGGAAGAACGCCAGGAAATGCGGGAAATTGCTGAGTATTTTGCTGACTCGAGCGATTTAGGTCCGGGGTTTAGTCAAAAGGATGAGGAAAAGAGAAGTTATGAGCCAGCCAGTAGTGCTGATAATAGTTTATGGGAGCATTTATCTTTTCAGCTGCATTTTTTAAAATTGCCCCAGCTGGATAATAAAATAGGCGAGTTTATTATTGGAAATATTGATGAAAACGGTTATTTAACCTGTGCACCGGAGGAAATAGCGGAAATTTTAAAGATCGAAAAAGAGGTAGTTTTAAGGGTTTTAAAAATTATTCAAAACTTTGATCCACCTGGAGTAGGTGCCCGGGGACTTTTAGAATGCCTTTTAATTCAGGCAGAGCAGAAAAATCTGTTAACCCCATTAATTAAAGAAATAATTACCAATTATC includes:
- a CDS encoding MBL fold metallo-hydrolase encodes the protein MEIDRLDRELREKTAYGIELARERFRSRKNLQSTKENYLLFAGTGGNPEAVLTQTPHTAGFIIKFEEFFMWVDPGPSAIMRARELNIDLGSLTAVYISHGHQDHYGGAEPIIEGMCWGMFARRGFLLAPGKVLDDRMISPFHQGINTGFYSGGPEVVALKAGVPVELGTAVLTPVKAYHGEENYGFILKYKNLTIGYTSDTNYILSYKSFKGIKKVERMGPVGDFIEVEGYREDIKKAYEGVDILIANVTAHNSWMHRHLTTLGLVHLLQGSKVKLAFLTHFNYCCLYPEDLREKMARYVEEKTGIKTLAGIDGLKIELNPEEL
- a CDS encoding DUF1405 domain-containing protein; the encoded protein is MSKIFQVIEDYLKQPRKKNYVLILLFINFIGSIWGYWWYWGQLLKEPFYLWPLIPDSPMSTTLISLALWFIFIRREITGLTFWAGIMCFKYGFWALGVLIQFWIFSGRIEPVEVMLFLSHLGMIIESIIYVKNLPVKKKAYFFGIGWLFFEDIVDWGFGLHPYLFLEKQFFFAVILAISLSVLITVYFRKLAHIN
- a CDS encoding acyltransferase; this translates as MRKLLEHPKPGPENSMYYWRRYVGFFKVARNFIVISLGRYIPFLGLKRWLYRYGLGMRIGENVSLGLMMMPDVLFPELIEIGDNSVIGYNATILTHEFRVDTFKTGAVKIGRNVLIGANVTILAGIEIGDGAMIGAGAVVTKDIPPKVLAAGAPARVVKKLE
- the whiA gene encoding DNA-binding protein WhiA, which gives rise to MSFARETKEELAHIIPQKSCCQRAELGAYLKMLGDLGISNKRLKLTIKTPLSFLARKILILLKNYSGLKTKTMVQDHGRLMQKNFYFIEIDERVEELLKEYGFLDDKGNLSNRINEQYIKNDCCRRSFLRGVFLAGGSLNDPLGDYHLELNLPDEAFARQVLNILQKYHFTFRLLKRKTMPFLYLKDAEQILSFLSLIGAHQSLLKFENVRVMKEVRNQVNRLVNCETANIEKAVKTAVKQIKDIKLISEKIGLESLDPALKEIAQLRLNNPDLSLKELGGLLNPPLTKSGVNHRFRKLEQLAEKIRNGALR